In the genome of Siniperca chuatsi isolate FFG_IHB_CAS linkage group LG17, ASM2008510v1, whole genome shotgun sequence, one region contains:
- the LOC122864805 gene encoding palmitoyltransferase ZDHHC3-like: MMSPGHRSRDIERQAGYLKPEHCAPPPPRTGSDTMWFIRDGCGIVCGVITWFLVFYAEFVVVFVMLLPAKNVAYSLFNGVIFNGLAFLALASHAKAMCTDPGAVPKGNATKEFIESLQLKPGQVVYKCPKCCSIKPDRAHHCSVCKRCIKKMDHHCPWVNNCVGENNQKYFVLFTMYIALISLHSLVLVALHFVFCIEEDWTKCSNFSPPATVILLILLCFEGLLFLIFTAVMFGTQVHSICSDETGIEQLKKEERRWAKKSKWMNLKVVFGHPFSIAWLSPFATPDHGKADIYQYIV; the protein is encoded by the exons ATGATGAGCCCGGGGCACCGCAGCAGGGACATCGAGCGGCAAGCTGGCTACCTGAAGCCCGAGCACTGCGCCCCTCCACCGCCCCGCACCGGCTCCGACACCATGTGGTTCATCCGCGACGGCTGCGGGATCGTGTGCGGTGTCATCACCTGGTTCCTGGTCTTCTATGCCGAGTTTGTGGTGGTGTTCGTCATGCTGCTGCCTGCCAAGAACGTGGCCTACAGCCTCTTCAACGGGGTGATCTTCAACGGCCTCGCTTTCCTCGCCCTCGCCTCCCATGCCAAGGCGATGTGCACAGACCCG gGAGCCGTGCCAAAAGGAAACGCTACCAAAGAGTTCATCGAAAGCCTGCAGCTCAAACCAGGACAGGTGGTGTACAAGTGTCCCAAGTGCTGCAGCATCAAGCCTGACAGAGCCCATCACTGCAG tgtgtgtaaaCGCTGCATCAAAAAGATGGACCACCACTGTCCCTGGGTGAACAACTGTGTCGGAGAGAACAACCAGAAATACTTTGTGCTCTTCACA atgTATATTGCACTAATATCCTTACATTCGCTAGTCTTGGTGGccttacattttgttttctgcattGAAGAAGATTGGACAA AGTGCAGTAACTTCTCTCCACCAGCAACtgtcatcctcctcatcctcctctgctTCGAGGGTCTCCTCTTTCTCATCTTCACTGCAGTCATGTTTGGGACCCAGGTCCACTCCATCTGTAGCGACGAGACG GGTATCGAGCAGCTCAAGAAGGAGGAAAGACGATGGGCCAAAAAATCAAAATGGATGAATCTGAAGGTGGTATTTGGCCATCCGTTCTCCATAGCCTGGCTGAGCCCCTTTGCAACACCCGACCACGGCAAGGCAGACATTTACCAGTACATTGTGTGA